AAGGGTGTGAATCGTGTTTACTTCAACATTTGGGCTGATGGTAATTTGTACGCCCAGAGTAACACGGCCTCTTCCAATGGTAAGGGGACTTCACTCGGCAGAtttttaagttgaaaaaaaaagcaaagcttATAGACAAACCTATGTTTAACCCTTGCCATCCTCGTTGAATGAATTGCGATCCACTTTGGCAAAATGCAGGGGTAATCATGCAAGATGATCGATTGGACATGGCTGTTTCCATCGCTAAGAGCTATGGTATGGAAGTATATGCTTGGTTTGAATACGGAACTCAAGCTTCTTACGGCCAGTTAAACGGGTTCTCCAGTAGCGCTGCTCAAAAGGTACGATgtgcaaaaaataaatgtgTATTTCATTCTTAAACATCtacaaaaagactcatcttcagCTTGATAACAAAGTTTGGTCTATCgcataatcaaatcaaatatcaaaacagTTGCCTCCATCCTTTTCGAGAGGACTCATTGATCCAAGCATTTTTTAGGGATGGCTTCTATGTGGAGACGCTGGCTGCTCCGACTATTTTGCTGGAGGCAACTATGCCTATTTGAACCTCATCAATCCAGAGGTTGTGAGTTTTTTGGCTGGCATTTCTGCTGATTTGGCCAAGAACTACCCTCAATTGGACGGAATTCAGTTTGATGACCATTTTGCTCTTCCCAACGAATTTTATCAGGTACACACAAACATGTTTTCCTTTTACAATTTCGTGACTTATAACAATAACACGCTGATGTGTATTGCGTAAATTTGACTGTTGCTGAACCGTAACTTTTTATTGATATCCGCTTCGGTCGAGCGAAATTAATTCAACATCTTTTCAAATGACTATTAATAACTCAGCCCTGCACAAAGTGAAAGATGAACGAAATATGAATGGATTGAGTCTTGATTCTCTTAAGAGCAAATAGTCACACAACttgatttcatcaatttttacACCCATTAGTAATGAAGGGGACTATTTCGCTATCCCtaactttgaacaattttcaCACATTTAGTTCAAAGTTTTTTGCATGATAGCGACATTTTTGGTTGCAAAGTCCTCATCTGACCTTCGGGTAAAACTAATTTATCTTAAGATTAATCTAAATTGGCTTGTGGCACAGCCTTGGGTCATATGTTGGTCTAAAACCTAGCCATTTACCTGGCTTCTTGTAAGCTATAGTAGATTCATGGCAAATCAAGATGTAATGCATTTTTTCAGAAAGTTGATTGATTTGACAAGTTAGAAAAACCTTTCAACGATTCATCTGACCTAACATCCTGGATTTCAATGGAAGTAAACCAAATTCGCCTTAAGataatttttttgtcttttggggTGTTTTCAATACGCACCTTTATCAATAATTGTTACTTTTACATGGTTGTATATCCTTTCAACGACTCCTTTTAGATAACTTTTGCTCAACAGTTCAAACTGGGCTAATTGCACAGAGTTAATGtgtgataaaatttgataagAATCTTGCTTGGTAATGCTTCTTGGGAATGCTGAAAGTCTTAATTTTGAGTTTCAATTCGGGTTACAAAAGAGGGTACCAATCCCGAAATGGAAGAATCAGGTTTTTAGATTGCGatcaaaaaaagcatttgtttGTACTTGTGCAACCTTAACGGTCGACCCAGTTCGATACCGTTGGCCCACGCTTAACAATGGTTATTTCCGCTTATAGGTCGTTAACTGCTTGCTTGTCATTTGTTAGGTTGGAGGCTTGTCCCAGTCGCAGAAGTTTGGGTACACTCGTGATGCCATGGTGGCCATTCGGGACGCTGTTAAGGGAGCCCGCGGAAGTGCTCAAGTTTCCTATGCACCCTCTACTTTGGACTTCTCCATCAATAACCACAATGTGGACTGGTCTCAATACCTTATTGATGGTGTTGTTCAGGAGGTGAGGGCTGCCAACTTGATACAACGTGTGCATATTAACCAGATCAATATTCTGTCATTTTCCAGTTGGCACCCCAATACTACTTCACCTCATACAGTTCGTTCAAGTCCACTTTGGACAAAGATCTCTCAAGAGTTCCGCGTCATCAAAACGGCCTTGTTGCTGGTATTAGGCAAGTGAAATAGTCAATTCTTACcttacttttatttacatccaaaacaaagaatTGATCGTTTGGTTTTAGGTTGTCTGGAAGCGGTGCTGATACTCCAATCAGCGATGTGGATCAAATGTTGTCCTACTCCACTCAGAAGAACCTTCGGGGCGTTTCTTTTTGGTTCGCTGATGATGTCATCAGTGACTCGAGTTATGACCCACCCTCGATCACATCTTGCTAACAAAATGACAGAGCAATAAATACCCTTTGCAAACCTAATCCGCTCTTGATGAAGCAAAATGGTCACTCTTCTGTCACGGCATTCAAGTGTTATCAATATTCGGAAGCTTAGGAAAGTTCCTGTACCAATGTAAAACGTGCCTACCAACAAAAGGAATGCAAATTTAATTGTAAATGCAGAGAACCATAGTAGCTGAGTAGTATGACgtacccgatagaggcacgacacGGTTTCCCCgagggcgtgggttcaaatcccaccTTCAGAGGCAAAACCAAACACGTTCTAAGCTGACTTACCTTCATTGCTCCttaaaagaagggtcagcttcacAGAAACGTGCTTGAAACGCTAATTTCGCACTTTTTGTTACTAGTACTATCCCAGCAAATATTGCTTCCATGTTATCAGATCTTAAAATCAGTTCACATTGATTTACTTCAGACTTTCGAATTGAAATACGAGTAAAGCGATTGCAAAACTGCAATCTTTCAGTGCCCTCAAAGGTTCTTACGAAGGAATCTGTTTTTACCGCTACTGGTTGCCTTATCAGTTTAAGATGAAAGAGTTCAAGTTCATGAAATATCTGATCAACCACCGATTACAGTTGACGAATCTGATGTGCGATTGAATGAAGGGTCatatttttgtccaagtctgtctTAAATCCAGCAACATGATCAACGCccacatattccctacgaatatttgaggggagcagATTAAACGAAGAAGGAGCCGGAAAAGGACGAGAgttgggcttcattgttcgaactagcctggattgtCGAAGTCatggaggtgctctcaaaacgcccaTTGAGCcactacggtcactagaattgacactaaaaaagttttgagacACAGCTCAGgaatgcctttgaaaatgttcctGTACCTTTGTGCCTTCTCTGAaaactgtacagtcccaacttttttagtcccTCTCAAtgtgagagctctctcattcctgtggAGTTTCGGctaaaatatctttggacttgttcgaccttttgcaaaactgctgaactcattcgagcccaaatgggtgaagcatattcaagatgtggctggacaatcgacttgtacagagttagcatcgtgatgctatctctggacttaaacatgcgatatatccagccacacatttgaaaagctttaccctccttcaactggatatgctcatcaaactttccattattttggaagacTACACCCAAATCCTTCACAGAAGAAACATGCTCGAATTTTTTTTCGTCAATTTGAAAGCAACGATTCATAGACTTGATGATCTTTGATGAACAACCCATTGGCCCTTTGAATGAAGCtgatagaaaaaaatgcatgcatcaaaatgaaaatcaatgtttttgggaGGTATAAATCTCTATTCCTTGTAGAATTGCCGGATGTGCTCTTATTTCTATTATTCTACtctattattgttattataatttgcttttttaataccgtaccattttcaaaatctccatctttttttgcaactaCTGGAGAAGGTGATCTTCAGTCCTTCGTTCATATTATCTTTCATGAAGCTGTAGGACTTAAAAGTGATCTAGTTCTTTGATGACAAATGGCTTCTTACCTTATGATCAGGGATACATACCTTTTAATTACCACTGTTACTAGCGAAATAAACCTAACATGAAGATCATTTAACAACTAACTTAAACATACTGGTCTATTACAGACTTATGAAGACCTGCTAAGTCACAAAATATACCTTATTAAGCCTAACGTATCGTGAGCATTGTGATATCATGAAAAAGTACAAGAGCAAAGACAAGAATGAAGAGGTTGCGCTGAAGTGATTCGAGCAGCTTGCGTCGCATCCTTCCTAACGATGAAGTTCAAGCAGGTACCAAAGTTTTTTCTTCCCTCTGTCTGCCGAGGTGTTCTTGAACTTTTGGACTG
This Tigriopus californicus strain San Diego chromosome 12, Tcal_SD_v2.1, whole genome shotgun sequence DNA region includes the following protein-coding sequences:
- the LOC131891956 gene encoding uncharacterized protein LOC131891956, with amino-acid sequence MGKQVFFLFAILAFVAANDTGCKNNYNLGSYGKCVPLGCCEANAQDSDESLCEGGGSTETCCFRDNVCGANNCLNVVGTWVSRYNYHGSYGEIDQGFSKLAAKGVNRVYFNIWADGNLYAQSNTASSNGVIMQDDRLDMAVSIAKSYGMEVYAWFEYGTQASYGQLNGFSSSAAQKGWLLCGDAGCSDYFAGGNYAYLNLINPEVVSFLAGISADLAKNYPQLDGIQFDDHFALPNEFYQVGGLSQSQKFGYTRDAMVAIRDAVKGARGSAQVSYAPSTLDFSINNHNVDWSQYLIDGVVQELAPQYYFTSYSSFKSTLDKDLSRVPRHQNGLVAGIRLSGSGADTPISDVDQMLSYSTQKNLRGVSFWFADDVISDSSYDPPSITSC